ggcaacagcaacagcaacagcaatggcaatggcaatggcaacggcagcagcaacgcgcaacagcaactgcagctgggCGGCTATAAGACAAACTCCTGCTGGTGTTACGGTGAGTCTGATTAAGAACAATCAAACGCAATCAACATCAGCATAGAACtatcaaatcaaaagttgCGCACAACTTCCTCTACTACACCATACATAAAATGTACACCACTTTTCTATCTATAACTATCGAGCTCGCTACAACCAACAAATAtcaaccaaccagccaacaACAGCATCAATCACCACGTCGCCTCATTCTAAATGCCGCCAGCAACCTAAAAGCTGAACAtaaagaaccaaaaaaaaaaaagaaaaaatgtacaaagacaaaaaaaagaatcaaGAACGCCCAAATGTCAAACGAACTGAACGCCGAACAAGAAGCCACAAGCTATAAATGAATTATCCATTAACATTGCGTTGAAAGTTTTGAAAGAAAATAATCCAAACATCACCAACATCCAATCCAGCACACATACCgatacacacaaaaaataaaaccaaaccaacAAACACTCATAAAAAACTaagcagcaaaaacagaaacaagcAGCCAAAAAGCagctaaaaagaaaaacagaaacaaaaaatatacagcCACAATCGACTATATAAAAATCTCATATGCTAATCGTACGCTTAAATGTGGGCGtccatttcaatttcgtaTTTCGTTTGCGCCTTAAAATATTGTGTCTTGTGTATACTCACGACTCTCCTACAGCATGCCCTAGTGATTCATGAGTGTTGCATAAAGAtattcgtttttggtttttgagtGCCGAAGTAGTGCAGAGCACATGGGGTTTCATTTGGATTTTAGTGAGTTTCAATCGAACGAAGAACCAATGGGTTATTGCAAAATCCGATCAAGATGTTTTGAGTCTATTGCGAGTGTCCTTAAAGCCCAGTTGGCGCACTTTGCGTTGCAGCAAATTAAACATACTTGTCGCCTGCAGGATCCAATCGTTTAATCGCGTGCCACATGTCCccgcattacgcatacgtcGCGTGGTACGCGACAAGCACTTGCTGCTCGGGCTTTGCTTTAACAATTTGCGTGTTGCAGATTGCTCCATGGCATTTACTGTGGTTTGGTGGGTTGAACTGGGCGAAGTGGGTGGCTGGTCATATGACTGTGTGCCAGCTTGTCGTTAGCCTAGTTTCCCGTCCAATCCTGCACACAATGCATACGAAATTAGTCTCCAGTCTCCAGTCTGCCTGCTGCCATCCTGCAAACCACTCTCTACCACCATGCCACCATGCCaccatgccacgcccacttgcaGCTCCATGGGCGGTCTCTGGGCAATGTGCTGCCAGTGTTATTTATGACAGTCACATAATTTAAGCTGCTGCACAGTGTCAACAGCAACGCAGCTTCGCAGCAGCGTTCTTGGCCAGTCCTTTGTGGCCCATAAAAACGCTAAGCAAACGactttatgtttttgttttcctgcATATTATTTACCATGGCCATTTTGCAGTTCTCGCTTATTTACGAGTATTTTGCATTGCAGTATCATTTCAGTGTAATGTGTTCGCAAAGGAATTTCACGAATTGCACTCTATTCATACGGGATAAGTGATAGATAACTGACAGATGCGTCCGGCGCACTTTCAATTGCTTCAGCTTCTGTGGCGGAAATTGGCCAGCATGGTGGTACATAAAATTCGCTTTCGCAGCGCATTCTTTGCGAACCGCATTTTCACACATGCTTGCAAAGCAGGGCAAATGGTCCAATATACCCCCAATATACCCATACCCGCACCGAAACCCAAAGCCCGTGGCAATGTCAGTGCATCATCGTGTGTGCGCGCTGTATCTAATTAGAGAAATACTTTTGAAGGACACTCGGTCGCTGAGTGGCAACGGGAGcaagacgacgacgacaacgtCAGCGTATGGCATACATTTCACCCATGCCGAAAGGAACTGGGTGGTGGTGCTAGTGGTGCTGCtagtggtggtgctggtggtggtgcccaGAGGGCGGATGGTGGCTAAATTTAAACGCACCGAGTGCGCCAAGTGAGTGAGTGGCATCGGCAGAGTCTTGGGCTGCCACAAGTCGCCATGCTGCACCCCGATGCCAGGCAGTCAGGTGCAACGTGCTTAGATCATTCCATTCCAAGCCATACCATGCCATGAAATGCCCTGCCCCCCGTTCCATTCTATTCCATCTCGTCGTTGTTTTGCTCGCCAATGCGCTTGTGTAATGGAGCGTCTCCGCTTGacacattttattaattgaaatttgtttgtttacttacTACTGGCTGCTACTGCCGTCGACCGTCTCATGTCGTTTCGTCTTTTCACGTATTTTGTTTGTCGTTTCTCGTTTGTCGGCGACTTGAGGCTGTGTGACGCAGATgatatcactcatacgcaggGAGGTCCAACTGCATCCACATCATTCGCCATATTCACATCAGTTAGCCGTGTAATGCCGTGGCACTGCCTTCAGATCCCAACTTATAATCATTGTTTCTGTCttcttttctttccatttCAGGTGAGTCAGTTTGTTCTGGAATTGAggttgaaattgaaaataataacaataatcatATTCATCATGGTAAGCTTTGTCACACTTTCATTAAATACCATTAAATCCATCTTTGTCTAGCCAAAACGATCGACTAATTCCAGTTTAATACCGACTAAAGCGTAGCTCTAAATCGttttctgtatctgtaactaGATCGCTCTCTGTTTTTTAATGCCGCTGCCGCTGACGAAAGTGCGCTTTTTGAGCCTGACTTTGGACGgactgaaaacgaaaactgATTTTGCGACCCAACTGACAACGGCGCACATTAACCTTCGACCCTTTGACCGACTTATGCTTTGACTCACATTTTTCGTATTTACAagtatttcgtttttgttttttttttcgcttttgcgGGTTGCCCAAGTAATTTGCGGGGCTTTTTCTTTCGGCCAAGCCAAAACGACCTTCGGAGGGGAAGTGAAAACGGGctttcatatatgtatgtttcgTGTGTCGCCAGCATTGTCTGTTCCATCTCATCTCGAGCGCATATCTCCCTCATGGCTTGCCCATTACAAAAACCACAGAAAACAGACCACAGTCGATTCACCACGCCCATGCCCATgtccacgcccacgcccacaccaCCATAACCAATCCATGCCCACACAGCAGAGAACCATGCTAATCCACTAAACCAAGTCGAAATCCAAAACTATCTATCTGAAAACTATAACCACCAAACTAACTAAACCGAGTGGAAGCTCAACTTTACGAACGTCCCTCGTTGTGAGCGTCCAGCCGAACGAACAAACGATCGACGCTGAAAtgctgttattatttttaatttgtaaccTGCCGAATGAGCTAGAAACTACTAGATCTAACCAACAATAATAACCAGATAACTAGATAACTAGATATTGTATGCAACAGCCAAGGGCGCACACAGACTAACCAGTACCAAAACCCCCAGTCAAACTATtgaccaaaaaaaagaaaataaatagtaaCCCCAATCCAAGAGAATCTCCCGAGACTAATCCATTGGTCGCCCTGTGAACTCCTCTCGATTCTTTCGTTGCAGGCGAGACAACGTATCACATGAAAATACTGGTGCCCGCGGTGGCCTCCGGGGCCATCATCGGCAAAGGTGGCGAGACGATCGCCTCCCTGCAGAAGGACACGGGTGCTAGGGTCAAGATGTCCAAGTCGCACGACTTCTACCCAGGTGAGTTATCAACGATCTCTTGTGTGCATCCCcaaaacatatataaagtAATGGTTTAATCCTCGATTTGCAGGCACCACCGAACGCGTGTGCCTGATCACCGGCTCCACGGAGGCCATCATGGTCGTGCTGGAATTCATCATGGACAAGATCCGCGAGAAGCCCGATCTGACCAACAAGATCGTGGATGTCGAGTCAAAACAGACACAGGAGCGCGACAAGCAGGTCAAGATCCTGGTGCCCAACTCTACTGCCGGCATGATCATTGGCAAGGGCGGTGCCTTCATTAAACAGATCAAGGAGGAGAGCGGCTCCTATGTCCAGATCTCGCAGAAGCCCAAGGATGTGTCGCTGCAGGAGCGCTGCATCACCATCATTGGCGACAAGGAGAACAATAAGAACGCCTGCAAGATGATCCTCTCGAAGATCGTCGAAGATCCCCAATCCGGCACCTGCCTGAACGTCTCCTACGCGGACGTCAGCGGCCCGGTGGCCAACTTTAATCCGACCGGCTCCCCGTACGCCACCAATCAGAATGCCATCAACTCGAGCACCGCCTCGTTGAACTCCACGTTGGGCACCACGATCGGCGGTGCGAACTCGGCGGCCAGCCTGCTAGTCAACGGCACCGGCATCAATTTGACCATCAATCTGGGCTCACCCAATCCGGCGCCCAATCTAGCGCTTGCCACCCAGGTGCTCGAGCACATGAAGGTTAGACCTGCGACTTGACTTGCCATATGCCCCATTTCCGTAAACatggcgtatacttaatgtgCGTTTTGTATTATCCAAAACAGGTTGCCATGCGCGGCTCTGGCTACTCGGAGACCGTAACGAACGAAGTCGTCGCCGCACTGGGCGTGCTGGCCAAGTACGGTGTCCTTGGAATGGGCGTGGGTGTGTCGCACACCAACGGCGCCCACTCGACGCTGGGTAACTTCCTGGGCGTAACGACGCTGGACCAGCAGACTGCGGCCGCCGCATCCGCGGCCACCGCCAGCAATGTGTTCGGTGCCGTCGGCCAGGTGAATCTGGAGCAATATGCCGCAGCGGCggccgctgcagctgccgccaGTCGGCCGACGCAGTCGCAACTGGACGCTGCCGCAGTGCAATTCGATCCATTCCGCCATTTGGGCTCGGCCACGGCGCCGG
This genomic stretch from Drosophila yakuba strain Tai18E2 chromosome 3R, Prin_Dyak_Tai18E2_2.1, whole genome shotgun sequence harbors:
- the LOC6536360 gene encoding RNA-binding protein Nova-1 isoform X8; this encodes MAEDATMETCPSPEIGDSRKRPLDSDPENEQTKRSHFSSGETTYHMKILVPAVASGAIIGKGGETIASLQKDTGARVKMSKSHDFYPGTTERVCLITGSTEAIMVVLEFIMDKIREKPDLTNKIVDVESKQTQERDKQVKILVPNSTAGMIIGKGGAFIKQIKEESGSYVQISQKPKDVSLQERCITIIGDKENNKNACKMILSKIVEDPQSGTCLNVSYADVSGPVANFNPTGSPYATNQNAINSSTASLNSTLGTTIGGANSAASLLVNGTGINLTINLGSPNPAPNLALATQVLEHMKVAMRGSGYSETVTNEVVAALGVLAKYGVLGMGVGVSHTNGAHSTLGNFLGVTTLDQQTAAAASAATASNVFGAVGQVNLEQYAAAAAAAAAASRPTQSQLDAAAVQFDPFRHLGSATAPGATPVSLNNNSFGLTAATGTATTAQLGGLSKSPTPGDLSSKDSKNVEVPEVIIGAILGPNGRSLVEIQHVSGANVQISKKGIFAPGTRNRIVTITGQPSAIAKAQYLIEQKINEEETKRARQIPLTTVVN
- the LOC6536360 gene encoding RNA-binding protein Nova-1 isoform X11, whose product is MHDSLQKGETTYHMKILVPAVASGAIIGKGGETIASLQKDTGARVKMSKSHDFYPGTTERVCLITGSTEAIMVVLEFIMDKIREKPDLTNKIVDVESKQTQERDKQVKILVPNSTAGMIIGKGGAFIKQIKEESGSYVQISQKPKDVSLQERCITIIGDKENNKNACKMILSKIVEDPQSGTCLNVSYADVSGPVANFNPTGSPYATNQNAINSSTASLNSTLGTTIGGANSAASLLVNGTGINLTINLGSPNPAPNLALATQVLEHMKVAMRGSGYSETVTNEVVAALGVLAKYGVLGMGVGVSHTNGAHSTLGNFLGVTTLDQQTAAAASAATASNVFGAVGQVNLEQYAAAAAAAAAASRPTQSQLDAAAVQFDPFRHLGSATAPGATPVSLNNNSFGLTAATGTATTAQLGGLSKSPTPGDLSSKDSKNVEVPEVIIGAILGPNGRSLVEIQHVSGANVQISKKGIFAPGTRNRIVTITGQPSAIAKAQYLIEQKINEEETKRARQIPLTTVVN
- the LOC6536360 gene encoding RNA-binding protein Nova-1 isoform X7; translation: MAEDATMETCPSPEIGDSRKRPLDSDPENEQTKRSHFSSGESVCSGIEVEIENNNNNHIHHGETTYHMKILVPAVASGAIIGKGGETIASLQKDTGARVKMSKSHDFYPGTTERVCLITGSTEAIMVVLEFIMDKIREKPDLTNKIVDVESKQTQERDKQVKILVPNSTAGMIIGKGGAFIKQIKEESGSYVQISQKPKDVSLQERCITIIGDKENNKNACKMILSKIVEDPQSGTCLNVSYADVSGPVANFNPTGSPYATNQNAINSSTASLNSTLGTTIGGANSAASLLVNGTGINLTINLGSPNPAPNLALATQVLEHMKVAMRGSGYSETVTNEVVAALGVLAKYGVLGMGVGVSHTNGAHSTLGNFLGVTTLDQQTAAAASAATASNVFGAVGQVNLEQYAAAAAAAAAASRPTQSQLDAAAVQFDPFRHLGSATAPGATPVSLNNNSFGLTAATGTATTAQLGGLSKSPTPGDLSSKDSKNVEVPEVIIGAILGPNGRSLVEIQHVSGANVQISKKGIFAPGTRNRIVTITGQPSAIAKAQYLIEQKINEEETKRARQIPLTTVVN
- the LOC6536360 gene encoding RNA-binding protein Nova-1 isoform X6 — its product is MMDLSPLSENGSPNGTPGGQTPTATASGNTAAALAAAAAAVATSGGNSNSNSNGNGNGNGSSNAQQQLQLGGYKTNSCWCYGESVCSGIEVEIENNNNNHIHHGETTYHMKILVPAVASGAIIGKGGETIASLQKDTGARVKMSKSHDFYPGTTERVCLITGSTEAIMVVLEFIMDKIREKPDLTNKIVDVESKQTQERDKQVKILVPNSTAGMIIGKGGAFIKQIKEESGSYVQISQKPKDVSLQERCITIIGDKENNKNACKMILSKIVEDPQSGTCLNVSYADVSGPVANFNPTGSPYATNQNAINSSTASLNSTLGTTIGGANSAASLLVNGTGINLTINLGSPNPAPNLALATQVLEHMKVAMRGSGYSETVTNEVVAALGVLAKYGVLGMGVGVSHTNGAHSTLGNFLGVTTLDQQTAAAASAATASNVFGAVGQVNLEQYAAAAAAAAAASRPTQSQLDAAAVQFDPFRHLGSATAPGATPVSLNNNSFGLTAATGTATTAQLGGLSKSPTPGDLSSKDSKNVEVPEVIIGAILGPNGRSLVEIQHVSGANVQISKKGIFAPGTRNRIVTITGQPSAIAKAQYLIEQKINEEETKRARQIPLTTVVN
- the LOC6536360 gene encoding RNA-binding protein Nova-1 isoform X5, whose product is MNKLNAHISVPMDLSPLSENGSPNGTPGGQTPTATASGNTAAALAAAAAAVATSGGNSNSNSNGNGNGNGSSNAQQQLQLGGYKTNSCWCYGESVCSGIEVEIENNNNNHIHHGETTYHMKILVPAVASGAIIGKGGETIASLQKDTGARVKMSKSHDFYPGTTERVCLITGSTEAIMVVLEFIMDKIREKPDLTNKIVDVESKQTQERDKQVKILVPNSTAGMIIGKGGAFIKQIKEESGSYVQISQKPKDVSLQERCITIIGDKENNKNACKMILSKIVEDPQSGTCLNVSYADVSGPVANFNPTGSPYATNQNAINSSTASLNSTLGTTIGGANSAASLLVNGTGINLTINLGSPNPAPNLALATQVLEHMKVAMRGSGYSETVTNEVVAALGVLAKYGVLGMGVGVSHTNGAHSTLGNFLGVTTLDQQTAAAASAATASNVFGAVGQVNLEQYAAAAAAAAAASRPTQSQLDAAAVQFDPFRHLGSATAPGATPVSLNNNSFGLTAATGTATTAQLGGLSKSPTPGDLSSKDSKNVEVPEVIIGAILGPNGRSLVEIQHVSGANVQISKKGIFAPGTRNRIVTITGQPSAIAKAQYLIEQKINEEETKRARQIPLTTVVN
- the LOC6536360 gene encoding RNA-binding protein Nova-1 isoform X1; translation: MESIMKVAMDKAAEQLIQQFGFDYLQQQLQLQHQSQHQHHQHQQQQQQYEQQQQLEPENEHLTYRYQQSKPTHMQQLACNYQPRHSTTTSSPSSSHSSSSNSSDSSSSSSNNISNISNISNISNISNIGNISHISNSNHSNAAYSLAVHSYQKQIENPANPSHVPHHQMDLSPLSENGSPNGTPGGQTPTATASGNTAAALAAAAAAVATSGGNSNSNSNGNGNGNGSSNAQQQLQLGGYKTNSCWCYGETTYHMKILVPAVASGAIIGKGGETIASLQKDTGARVKMSKSHDFYPGTTERVCLITGSTEAIMVVLEFIMDKIREKPDLTNKIVDVESKQTQERDKQVKILVPNSTAGMIIGKGGAFIKQIKEESGSYVQISQKPKDVSLQERCITIIGDKENNKNACKMILSKIVEDPQSGTCLNVSYADVSGPVANFNPTGSPYATNQNAINSSTASLNSTLGTTIGGANSAASLLVNGTGINLTINLGSPNPAPNLALATQVLEHMKVAMRGSGYSETVTNEVVAALGVLAKYGVLGMGVGVSHTNGAHSTLGNFLGVTTLDQQTAAAASAATASNVFGAVGQVNLEQYAAAAAAAAAASRPTQSQLDAAAVQFDPFRHLGSATAPGATPVSLNNNSFGLTAATGTATTAQLGGLSKSPTPGDLSSKDSKNVEVPEVIIGAILGPNGRSLVEIQHVSGANVQISKKGIFAPGTRNRIVTITGQPSAIAKAQYLIEQKINEEETKRARQIPLTTVVN
- the LOC6536360 gene encoding RNA-binding protein Nova-1 isoform X10, producing MRKFCSSESVCSGIEVEIENNNNNHIHHGETTYHMKILVPAVASGAIIGKGGETIASLQKDTGARVKMSKSHDFYPGTTERVCLITGSTEAIMVVLEFIMDKIREKPDLTNKIVDVESKQTQERDKQVKILVPNSTAGMIIGKGGAFIKQIKEESGSYVQISQKPKDVSLQERCITIIGDKENNKNACKMILSKIVEDPQSGTCLNVSYADVSGPVANFNPTGSPYATNQNAINSSTASLNSTLGTTIGGANSAASLLVNGTGINLTINLGSPNPAPNLALATQVLEHMKVAMRGSGYSETVTNEVVAALGVLAKYGVLGMGVGVSHTNGAHSTLGNFLGVTTLDQQTAAAASAATASNVFGAVGQVNLEQYAAAAAAAAAASRPTQSQLDAAAVQFDPFRHLGSATAPGATPVSLNNNSFGLTAATGTATTAQLGGLSKSPTPGDLSSKDSKNVEVPEVIIGAILGPNGRSLVEIQHVSGANVQISKKGIFAPGTRNRIVTITGQPSAIAKAQYLIEQKINEEETKRARQIPLTTVVN
- the LOC6536360 gene encoding RNA-binding protein Nova-1 isoform X3, yielding MNLALSAVQLDRLSGSLVRSPSASRFSNSPALWAQNSMLESRLRLRVQTNGILQCGLVARFVRSLDRSFARCCSFSTYELPARPRSHFASDFIGLALLATSMLFARTTSSTSISPPAMMMQQQQQQQQQQQQDPQQLGHQYHQQAAFQLQQSFCESVCSGIEVEIENNNNNHIHHGETTYHMKILVPAVASGAIIGKGGETIASLQKDTGARVKMSKSHDFYPGTTERVCLITGSTEAIMVVLEFIMDKIREKPDLTNKIVDVESKQTQERDKQVKILVPNSTAGMIIGKGGAFIKQIKEESGSYVQISQKPKDVSLQERCITIIGDKENNKNACKMILSKIVEDPQSGTCLNVSYADVSGPVANFNPTGSPYATNQNAINSSTASLNSTLGTTIGGANSAASLLVNGTGINLTINLGSPNPAPNLALATQVLEHMKVAMRGSGYSETVTNEVVAALGVLAKYGVLGMGVGVSHTNGAHSTLGNFLGVTTLDQQTAAAASAATASNVFGAVGQVNLEQYAAAAAAAAAASRPTQSQLDAAAVQFDPFRHLGSATAPGATPVSLNNNSFGLTAATGTATTAQLGGLSKSPTPGDLSSKDSKNVEVPEVIIGAILGPNGRSLVEIQHVSGANVQISKKGIFAPGTRNRIVTITGQPSAIAKAQYLIEQKINEEETKRARQIPLTTVVN
- the LOC6536360 gene encoding RNA-binding protein Nova-1 isoform X4; translated protein: MNLALSAVQLDRLSGSLVRSPSASRFSNSPALWAQNSMLESRLRLRVQTNGILQCGLVARFVRSLDRSFARCCSFSTYELPARPRSHFASDFIGLALLATSMLFARTTSSTSISPPAMMMQQQQQQQQQQQQDPQQLGHQYHQQAAFQLQQSFCETTYHMKILVPAVASGAIIGKGGETIASLQKDTGARVKMSKSHDFYPGTTERVCLITGSTEAIMVVLEFIMDKIREKPDLTNKIVDVESKQTQERDKQVKILVPNSTAGMIIGKGGAFIKQIKEESGSYVQISQKPKDVSLQERCITIIGDKENNKNACKMILSKIVEDPQSGTCLNVSYADVSGPVANFNPTGSPYATNQNAINSSTASLNSTLGTTIGGANSAASLLVNGTGINLTINLGSPNPAPNLALATQVLEHMKVAMRGSGYSETVTNEVVAALGVLAKYGVLGMGVGVSHTNGAHSTLGNFLGVTTLDQQTAAAASAATASNVFGAVGQVNLEQYAAAAAAAAAASRPTQSQLDAAAVQFDPFRHLGSATAPGATPVSLNNNSFGLTAATGTATTAQLGGLSKSPTPGDLSSKDSKNVEVPEVIIGAILGPNGRSLVEIQHVSGANVQISKKGIFAPGTRNRIVTITGQPSAIAKAQYLIEQKINEEETKRARQIPLTTVVN
- the LOC6536360 gene encoding RNA-binding protein Nova-1 isoform X9, with the protein product MHDSLQKGESVCSGIEVEIENNNNNHIHHGETTYHMKILVPAVASGAIIGKGGETIASLQKDTGARVKMSKSHDFYPGTTERVCLITGSTEAIMVVLEFIMDKIREKPDLTNKIVDVESKQTQERDKQVKILVPNSTAGMIIGKGGAFIKQIKEESGSYVQISQKPKDVSLQERCITIIGDKENNKNACKMILSKIVEDPQSGTCLNVSYADVSGPVANFNPTGSPYATNQNAINSSTASLNSTLGTTIGGANSAASLLVNGTGINLTINLGSPNPAPNLALATQVLEHMKVAMRGSGYSETVTNEVVAALGVLAKYGVLGMGVGVSHTNGAHSTLGNFLGVTTLDQQTAAAASAATASNVFGAVGQVNLEQYAAAAAAAAAASRPTQSQLDAAAVQFDPFRHLGSATAPGATPVSLNNNSFGLTAATGTATTAQLGGLSKSPTPGDLSSKDSKNVEVPEVIIGAILGPNGRSLVEIQHVSGANVQISKKGIFAPGTRNRIVTITGQPSAIAKAQYLIEQKINEEETKRARQIPLTTVVN
- the LOC6536360 gene encoding RNA-binding protein Nova-1 isoform X12, which encodes MRKFCSSETTYHMKILVPAVASGAIIGKGGETIASLQKDTGARVKMSKSHDFYPGTTERVCLITGSTEAIMVVLEFIMDKIREKPDLTNKIVDVESKQTQERDKQVKILVPNSTAGMIIGKGGAFIKQIKEESGSYVQISQKPKDVSLQERCITIIGDKENNKNACKMILSKIVEDPQSGTCLNVSYADVSGPVANFNPTGSPYATNQNAINSSTASLNSTLGTTIGGANSAASLLVNGTGINLTINLGSPNPAPNLALATQVLEHMKVAMRGSGYSETVTNEVVAALGVLAKYGVLGMGVGVSHTNGAHSTLGNFLGVTTLDQQTAAAASAATASNVFGAVGQVNLEQYAAAAAAAAAASRPTQSQLDAAAVQFDPFRHLGSATAPGATPVSLNNNSFGLTAATGTATTAQLGGLSKSPTPGDLSSKDSKNVEVPEVIIGAILGPNGRSLVEIQHVSGANVQISKKGIFAPGTRNRIVTITGQPSAIAKAQYLIEQKINEEETKRARQIPLTTVVN
- the LOC6536360 gene encoding RNA-binding protein Nova-1 isoform X2 → MIGKRRVGSIEKTLNSKEKNKTKETSNCNLRNITNPKQITHKSVDKLNKERNEYNRFKAASIPSQTKRRLNENSNSKAMESIMKVAMDKAAEQLIQQFGFDYLQQQLQLQHQSQHQHHQHQQQQQQYEQQQQLEPENEHLTYRYQQSKPTHMQQLACNYQPRHSTTTSSPSSSHSSSSNSSDSSSSSSNNISNISNISNISNISNIGNISHISNSNHSNAAYSLAVHSYQKQIENPANPSHVPHHQMDLSPLSENGSPNGTPGGQTPTATASGNTAAALAAAAAAVATSGGNSNSNSNGNGNGNGSSNAQQQLQLGGYKTNSCWCYGESVCSGIEVEIENNNNNHIHHGETTYHMKILVPAVASGAIIGKGGETIASLQKDTGARVKMSKSHDFYPGTTERVCLITGSTEAIMVVLEFIMDKIREKPDLTNKIVDVESKQTQERDKQVKILVPNSTAGMIIGKGGAFIKQIKEESGSYVQISQKPKDVSLQERCITIIGDKENNKNACKMILSKIVEDPQSGTCLNVSYADVSGPVANFNPTGSPYATNQNAINSSTASLNSTLGTTIGGANSAASLLVNGTGINLTINLGSPNPAPNLALATQVLEHMKVAMRGSGYSETVTNEVVAALGVLAKYGVLGMGVGVSHTNGAHSTLGNFLGVTTLDQQTAAAASAATASNVFGAVGQVNLEQYAAAAAAAAAASRPTQSQLDAAAVQFDPFRHLGSATAPGATPVSLNNNSFGLTAATGTATTAQLGGLSKSPTPGDLSSKDSKNVEVPEVIIGAILGPNGRSLVEIQHVSGANVQISKKGIFAPGTRNRIVTITGQPSAIAKAQYLIEQKINEEETKRARQIPLTTVVN